One Meles meles chromosome 11, mMelMel3.1 paternal haplotype, whole genome shotgun sequence DNA segment encodes these proteins:
- the LOC123953501 gene encoding NADH dehydrogenase [ubiquinone] 1 beta subcomplex subunit 4-like, whose protein sequence is MLFLKYQPSPVATLPSTLDPAEYNISPEAWKAQAKRLALRSRLKREYLLQYNDPKRQGLIEDPALIRWTYARSANIYPNFRPTPKTSLLGALFGIGPLFFWFYVFTTDRDRKEKLIQEGKLDRTWNISY, encoded by the coding sequence ATGTTGTTCCTCAAGTACCAGCCGTCGCCTGTGGCTACCCTACCCTCTACCCTTGACCCGGCTGAATACAACATATCTCCAGAAGCCTGGAAGGCGCAAGCCAAGCGGTTGGCCTTAAGATCCCGACTTAAACGGGAGTATCTGCTTCAGTACAATGACCCCAAACGCCAAGGGCTCATCGAAGATCCTGCGTTGATTCGTTGGACCTATGCAAGATCAGCAAACATCTATCCCAATTTCAGACCCACTCCCAAGACCTCGCTCTTAGGAGCTCTGTTTGGAATTGGGCCccttttcttctggttttatGTTTTCACAACTGACagagataggaaagaaaaacttatccAGGAAGGAAAACTGGATCGAACATGGAACATTTCATATTAA